A stretch of the Bacillus licheniformis DSM 13 = ATCC 14580 genome encodes the following:
- a CDS encoding YrzI family small protein has protein sequence MTINLFFLTLTIQRRFKSPEEYEREYEIEQMYNEMKDLQLKYLYLNSQR, from the coding sequence GTGACCATTAATCTATTCTTCTTAACACTAACCATTCAGAGACGATTTAAAAGTCCGGAAGAGTACGAGCGAGAATACGAAATTGAACAAATGTACAATGAAATGAAAGATCTGCAGCTAAAATATCTTTACCTGAACAGCCAGCGCTAA
- a CDS encoding YrhC family protein, which produces MQKKKVKSLMEDYKQFAFTLLSVSAFLYIGSVIPGQGLETGQKMTMMLATCGFLGGAFYCVKRSLKYKRQLDEMEES; this is translated from the coding sequence ATGCAGAAGAAAAAAGTCAAATCGCTGATGGAAGACTATAAGCAGTTTGCTTTTACGCTTCTCAGCGTAAGCGCATTTTTATATATCGGATCTGTCATTCCGGGACAAGGTTTGGAAACAGGCCAAAAGATGACAATGATGCTCGCGACGTGCGGCTTTTTAGGAGGAGCTTTCTATTGTGTGAAGCGCTCGCTCAAATATAAAAGACAATTAGACGAAATGGAAGAATCATAA